AGTAGACACTAGCTGTAATCATCCCAATGTTGGTGgaatttgattttaataattctttaacagttagatagCAGAAAAGCTTGTCATCAGCGGGTATGATTTAACAACATCTTCATCCAAGTTAGGGTCTTCTCACTATGGTTTTGAGTCATTCAGGTGGTCAACTAAAAGTTCTTTAAGAATATTCAACAGcgaagaatgaaaaatatactgataatcGAAAACCAGGATGGCCAGAAGCATTCAgaatatgatatattataaaacagtCTAAATTCGAATGTAATGTCAGACAAATTTCATTGATCAAAAGCTCTAGTGTATAGGTTAGCATGGCTCATAATCCATGGTTACAAGCACGGACTTTTCAGCAGGCATTGGCTAGGAGACATGTTTATAGGCTATTTTTATATGCATGCACTATATGACTCATAAAATATGTATCCCAAGAACATAAGACCATCCCCAAACACAGGCTTCTGTAAGTCTCACCTAGCCAACATTCTGCTCTGTTTTACCTCTATTTCATTCTTTTTACTCTCTAGATGTCCTATAGATATTATCCACTTCCAGTAGGAAGGAACAGAAATCGAGACTGCAACAGGTTTATACATTTTCAAGCTGACAAAGATGATGTTAACATCATCTTCAACTGTTAGTTCTCCTGCTCTAATGCTTGTATTCACTCTCTGGAATTGACTtcctttcatttaattttatagtaattttagtgcatgttatttttttatctccTGAGTGTTACTTTGTACTTCACTATACTGCACTTGCAGAATGCATTTTAATTCTTCAATACTGTATCTTGTAATGAAATAACGTtaagaaaatattcagtaaaagtgttttcttattaaaatatttcaatctgcATGACTAAAATATAACTAtcacaatcaaataaaaacatttggaggaatcagtttttatttcttattatatttaagCCACTGTCTGCGAATTTCattttattcatagtttcagctacatataaatttgaaaattttgtacaaaatacgAATTTTATCTCAAAGACTAATTAGCGAGGATTATAATTCGCGCTACTATTATAGCACTTCAGTAAATATACACAGGGGAGATATCAGTCCCTCACGACCTGTAAATTTGTTATACTTCTCAGTATAATAATCGAAAATCTATATGAGATAAGGTGACATGCTCCATTTCTCACttaaataatagaaatagttCTCCTGAAACTCAATGGCTTGGAATGTAATACATACACTTTTagtcttttaattatttattttttagttatacaactattctAACTTTTAGAGTAAACCGAGTGGTAATCCATACATTGTTGTATTATTCATCTCATACGAGAAATACCACTTTATAGCTCAAAAGGTAGGGACTGCATAgcttttaaaagaaagtttgaacTCGTAGTTACCATTTTCACTTGATAAACCAGATATAACATGGAAGAATGTTTTGCGTCCCAAGGATAAGTATGTTAAGTAAACAACCTGTAGCTCGATGTTGCATTGCACTGTATACCGTACTCATAATGTATGAGCAAAtgctaatgttattttgttatgcTGGGATTAACAGACTTTACAACTATCCACATGGTAGTCTGTAATACCCATTTCACCAAACCATCAAACTGGAAGTGATAAAGAGAAGACCACATCTACAACTTTTTCACAACTTCACATACAACTGACAGTTGAAATTAGATTTTTGGTCCCAATGGATTTCTTCTAAAGCTCAGAACCTATCTACTAAGTTATCCACCAATAGTAAGCTATGTTTGTACTACTGTATCTATCAGTGTAAAAGCCTCGACCCATTTTAAGAAACAGCCAATAACGATGATTGTGTATCAAAGACCTCTTGTAATCTTTAGAAGTAGACCACTCATAACTATCCACAGCAGAAGACACAACAATTCGCTGGAGGTTTGCTGGCTCTTTCCCTGGGTGGTACACATCTTGAGTCAGTTGTGGCCAGAAGAACTGCCATTGAATGCTAGAACAAGTACAGGTAATATCTTCTTACCTTTTAGTCTTTATTTGGTACAAAGTCTGGAGAATTTTTGGCAAAGAGCATTAGTGAACTATGGCTTATTGGTTGAAACAGTATGCATTTGATACATTGAATGAAGTATTCTCATTATCAATTCAAGCCGTTTCCAAACTTTAAGTCATCATTCTGTACCTATTCAGCCATCTGatcatataaatgtatttttatacgtTTAAATAACAAGTCATTAATTTGCTTTCACTGCATTTCGGTCTTGCTTGCTTGCACAATCCTCAACCAATAACATCAGGTTTATTGGTAGCTGCATAATCGCCTTCAACCATGGTGTGATAGAAACATTTCTATTACCATTGGCTATTTCCATCCTGCCTACCACCTCTATAACCATACC
Above is a genomic segment from Tachypleus tridentatus isolate NWPU-2018 chromosome 11, ASM421037v1, whole genome shotgun sequence containing:
- the LOC143232378 gene encoding uncharacterized protein LOC143232378 isoform X3; its protein translation is MIVYQRPLVIFRSRPLITIHSRRHNNSLEVCWLFPWVVHILSQLWPEELPLNARTSTEPQRAENLGVPEDTTPRKSPRMKPPVDLPGHLPRKVSRSKRM